The following is a genomic window from Vitis vinifera cultivar Pinot Noir 40024 chromosome 6, ASM3070453v1.
CTGATTCCTTCACTATTGCTACTAATCTGGATGACAGTATAAGGGCTTTCTTAAGttttgattatttctaataGATTAAAATAGATGTTTCTTTTGCATATCGACATTCAAACTATCTTGATTTTCCTATGTGTGGACCaagtttcaaaattgttttatgatctTATACAGGTCCTTAAAATACAATGAAGAATTGTTATTTTGGATTTAAGCTTACTTGTGAAGTTGTTGAAATATGTTATATTGTCTCTGAGTCACATTTCTAGGATATGGACACTCGAATAGAAGATGAATATCGATGGTTATTACCAGACTTCTGAACCTAGTTAAATATCAAGCCATATACTTCAACAGAACATTATTGCATAAAGAGATATTGCTATTGCATACACTTCTGTGCTTGAACTTGTATGTATGCAGGCAAGGAAATTTAAAAGGACCATGAGATGACTGAATGATTCAATTTTTCACTAGTATTTCAGGCTAGCAATTAATTGCTTTCCTATAGCAGATATGATTGGTGTTTACCCGTGTCAATACAATATTTACTGGCCTTTATATATCTTCTTAGCTGATGTGGTTGCAGCAATAGGTTCAGCAAACTTTTTGAGTCATGATTCAGACTGATAATTTGATTGACTTGCTTATTTTCTCCCAGATTTATGTTCCAACAAATCCTCGTGGTGCAGAGTCATTACCTCCAGGAATTGTTGTATCAGAATCTGATTTTTATTTGCGCAGATTATGGGGTCTGCCCAGTGAGGTATGTTCTATAatgattttaacaaaaataactgTGACAGAGCTCACAATTCTGAATAACTATAGCCCTGGCTAGAATAAGTTTGGTATAATTGATAATATCCACTCTATGCTAATTTTCAATATGATACAATTGAAGTAAAATTATTGCTCAAAGTCCTAATACAATGGAAGCTTGCTGTTGTAAAAGTAGGCTCGTGCAAGCATTAACTGTTCTTCTTCCAGTGCTGTAACATATATTGAGCTTTTGTTTTTGGTGCAATTATTATGTTCTAATGGTTGTTTAAAAGCTATAAGTTAATTTGTAAAATCAGTTGTCATTTATTCTGAAACCATTTGCACAAAATTAGATCTGTGTCTCTTTATCATATGCATGACTAGATGTCTTGGAAACTCACTGTTTCTTTAATAAGAGGACAGGCAAGAAAGATGTAGTCGGAGGCCGATGGTGATGGTGATTGTAGTTCTTTCAGTTCAAAATTGTATTTCTGCTTTTATATATAAGCACCCAACACTGGCAAGCACTATCGTGTGGCAAATGTTGAGGGTTCCAGTGATTGTTCATATGAGTTCATTTTCTAGTTGATGGAAATTATCTTACAATGGATCTTCTTAAACCTGCAGGATCTGAAGAAAAAGCCCAAGTACTTGGTGGTATTTACAGTTGGTCTTGATCAACGGAAAAATATTGATGAATCAGTTAAAAAGGTCATCCACATGAGCCGTtccataattttcatttatttattttgattgtttCTGGATATTGAGTTTCAGATGCTTATGTTTTGTGGCAGTTTTCTGAGGATTTCCAAATTTTGCTTTTTCACTATGATGGTCGAACAAGTGAATGGGATCAATTTGAGTGGTCAAAAACTGCAATTCATGTTAGtgcaagaaaacaaacaaaatggtAAGGACTCTATACATAATTTTGAGCATAACACTCTGACCCCTTTCAGTGAGAAGTTTAAACTTAAGATGTAACAAGGTCCTCTTATAAGAAGGAAaagcataattatttttataattaattttttgcaCTCTGTTGAAGGAGAGACACGGCATTATTGGCTAAGCTGAAACTTTTTCTGCTGCAGATAGTTAATACTTTTTGTCCTAGTTTATATTCATAGATTCCCATGTATTGCAGGTGGTATGCAAAAAGGTTCTTGCATCCTGATGTTGTTGCTGcttatgaatatatttttatatgggATGAAGACCTAGATGTAAAGCACTTCAATGGAGAGAAGTAAGTTTTTTTCCCATAAACCAGTGATAGTTCCTGgtcaaattgaaaatttttacacTTCTTTGTGTTCTGCTTCCGATGATCTTCCAGGTATATTGAATTAGTAAAGAAACACGGTTTGGAGATCTCTCAACCTGGTCTGGAGCCCAATAATGGATTAACATGGCAGATGACAAAGAGGAGAGGTGACAGAGAAGTTCACAAGTAGGCTTTGTtgctctctctccccctctctccccctctctccCCCTCTTCCCCTAGTATCTTATTTCTGCAAGTTCTAAATTCTGTATTGTGCCCCTTCCCTAATATCTTATTTTTGCAAGTTCTAAATTCTGTATTGCTGATTGGTGACAGAATTACTGAAGAGAAACCTGGGTGGTGTAGTGACCCACATTTACCTCCATGTGCAGCGTATGCTTTCTCTCTGTTCTCCCTCTCTTGCATATCTGGTGTGCGTGAATTTGTCTTTATGAGTgttaaaacatgcataaacacaatgtaaaaataaatattcaaatatttgtaaCATAGGGTAAATATGTTGTCTTGGGACTTGCATTTTCTCCCCTCTCCCCTCTTAGGCTTACAGTTTTCTACATTAATTCAGATTTGTGGAAATTATGGCCCCTGTCTTCTCTCGGGAAGCTTGGCGTTGTGTGTGGCATATGATTCAGGTATCCTTTATCTTTTAGGATTATATTGCTTTCTACACATGGCACATGTTACAAGCATGCACATCTTTTCTCTTCAAGTTATTCTTCTGTTATCTCATAGTGAGAGTTTAAGGCAATAGGTTTTTGGAGGGTGGCAGATGCATTCTTATAGTTGCAAATTTTCTTAAACTACTATGTTACCCCTATTTTTTACCGGAAAAAAATAACCATATACTTTTTTCATCCATGAGGAGAGTTCCTTTAATGTAATAGCATATTGTAGTATAGAAGTGCACTTCACTTTTTTAACAAAAGTCTTTTAATGTGCTTGCAGAATGATTTGGTGCATGGATGGGGATTGGATTTTGCACTTAGAAGATGTGTAGAGGTGACTTCTTTTATCTATTGCTGCCCTTTCTTTTTCCACATTGATAGTTGGATATGTTTCAATTTTAGACACCACCACACCCAACCAAACCCTCCCCCACCACCAGcacaataaacaaataaataagatgagTTTCAGTTCCATCCTACATCTGGTTGAACTGCTTGTTGACAATCTATAGCAGCCAACTTAAATGAATTTCACACGTTAAGGTGGCTTTTCGGGTATTGAAGCACTGACAAgcattcaaataatttttcagcTAGTAACAGCAGCTTGAACTGTGGAATGAATGGATCCAATGTGGAAAGCTCTCagacaaaaaaattgttttagcaCATGGTTCTAAtcatttaatcaattttttctaaTGGATTTGGATCTAGTAGTTTtgaccattaaaaaaaattcaagtttttCGGTAGTGAAGATAACTGAGctaaaaaaaatactcattAGGCTTCCCATTAGTGCTTTGGATTCAAAAGAGCAACTAGTTTATCTGGGCCATTAAAAGAAAGTATATGTTTGGTTCTATCAGTGAATTATAGATcagatattttatatttttcttttgggcTAACAACCTTTTTATCAGCAATCTACTTTCTATTTGACATCAACTCATAATTGTTACTGGATTTTCTTTACAGCCTGCACATGAGAAAATCGGTGTGGTTGATTCACAGTGGATTATTCATAAAGTAGTACCTTCTCTTGGGAGCCAAGTAAGTCATATTTTTGAGGCATATTGTGATAAAATTTTGTTGTGAATTTCATGAATCTGTGCCATGCATTTGATGCACTTTGTTGTTGACTGGcttgtttcaaaaaaattgtgaagTCAAGGAAAACCTTATATAGCTGTAAACAATCTTCATCAATTTGCttcatattttgattaattcttttctGAATTTGCATCATGATTTTGAGGCATGGTGTTGATGACTTATTTGTtgcaaaaaaattttgtttagttGAAAAGCGCCTTGTGGCTGTAAATGATCTTTAGATTTACATGTGAAATGATCTTCCCACCTGTCTCATTATCTCATCTGTATGAATTCATTTTCCTTATTGTGAATTTGTGTACTTAAGTATACACTTAATTTTTGTGGTTGTCATTTTAATTGAGGCTTCTCAAATTTCAATTCTTACTTTATGCTTTTTCCGTAAAATTTCAGGGCGAGTCTGCAGGTGGAAAGCCTCCATGGCATGGGGTATGCATATTTAACATATCATTTTGAAAGCTTCAATTATATTTGACATGGTTTTGTATATCTGTCACTGAGCGGTCTCTGCTGTTGCTTATTTACTCACAAATTATGAAGAAACAAAGATTTCACCCCTTGTtattggattttgaattatttattgaCCATTCATTACGGTTTTTTATTGAACCAGCCTCTTAACTTTCTTTCTGCATTTCATTTTCGACTCACAGGTGAGAGAGAGGTGCAGAAGTGAATGGGCTCAATTCCAGGCTCGGCTCACTAGTGCTGACCAGGCCTATGTTGCACAACTCGAGAAAGGATGACTTAGATGCATCTACTACCTCTCCTTCCCCTCTGCActtgttcttttttctcttcatcTTGAGGAGTGTTCTAGGGTCTGATTCCTTGAAATGATGTTCTCTTTCCGTGACCAGAACTGTTTCTTCTGTATTTTACATACACACAAATACACTTTTGATAAGAGGAAAATATTACATCTTTTTGTCTATAAATATATCTCAAGTTTGTGTTCAATTTGGTTGGTCTACTCTTTTCCTGTGGTTCAAAGTCCTAGCTTAACagacaagaaaaatgaaatgctTCAACAATGAAATTTCTTATATAGTTTGTCCCAGCAGTGGGTTATCGCCACTGCTGTATTATTGTATATAGCATGGATGGTCATGTATCTGTGATAACTTCTGCCTGCTTTCATTCTCTCATCTGTAATAAATGGTCTCCCCGATCCCGGAAATGATCAGATTTCTTTAATCACtgaggtggtgtttgttttttaacttaattctaaataaaattttaatgcttaatagtgttaaatattaggttatttgtttttgtaatattttattttcattaagtattaaaaaatataaaaaaatcaatgccattttttctatttagaaaaagtttataataagtcgtgaaaaaataaaaataaaaacaaataacttaaattctgaaaataaattgttttcaataaaaaactaaaaaaacaaatactaccTGAGTTTTAGTCATCAACTTCCAGATGATCCCTTGTTGGACAATACCAATTTACCAAACCATTCTTCGGATGGTATGAACCTGAAAAAGGAAATGGGTTTTAActttaaagagaaaagagaactCTCAAAAACTGCTGAGACAACCCATTGTAAAAAACAACGATAAATGTGGTAAATAAAACAGGGAACAACCCCATTTGATGAGAGAGGCTGTCAATGTCAGAGCTTGGGCAGACCTGCAACATTTCTTAAACTGCTTTGTATAAGTCAATTGAAATTGAGATACACTAAATTCATGTACCAAATTCTCTGACCAGGGTCTACACCATCAAGACTGCAATAACTGATCACTTTTTCAAATTCAACTCCAATTCCAAATCATGCCTTTAAATGTCATAGAATCACTGCATCATTAAAGAATAAAGATACATTGGTCCCTTGATTATTAAAAAGATGAAATGTGTTTGAAATACATAACCACTTTTTGGGTATCtccgttatttatttatttatttttttttttttttatgctgcTGAATCTTGATGTGTGTATTTCAAAGGGCCTGGTTGGTGATGTTAGAAGGGCGCCAAGAAAAAGGACATTTTTGGAGTGTGATTGAAGTCTGAGTCTCCCCACCAaacttcaattcaaatttggATCTTTTGCTTGCATTTCCAGAAAATATTCAGCTCACCTTCCTGCCTTGTCTGCTAAGCCTCTTTCATCAACTCTCAAAACAATTAGGGCCTTCATCCATTGGACTAAAACACCCTCTCTTCCACCCAATTTGAAACCCTCCTACACACTGAAATATGAAGGGTAATTGTGTCACTGGAATCACAGGTCTTACCAGTTACCACCTTAACGCCCATATCTACACTGAGCAACTTCTGGAAGTAAACCCCGTGCTCACAAAACCCACCCTGGATCCCTTAGTTTAACGGCGTTAGGCCCAACCAACAACCATACtgcttccaaaaataaaagggtgGTACAACATCAACATTCTCATACAAGCCACACCAACACACTCTCAGAGGCTCAGAGCTATCAATTCCTTCATCCAATTCTCTCCCACCATTACCCATTTTTTATTCCTGGTGATTTTGTCTTCCTCTGGGGTCTAAGGAGTCCATTTCTTCTGACAATTTTCCAGGGCTCCTAACACACCCaagaatcattttctttaaggTAATGTACTTGGCCATGTCATTAATTTTTCAGTTTCTGAAAAACTACAATGATTCAATGATTCATTCTCCATGGATTCTTTCAGCTATCAataaatgtgtttagttctttTATGATTAATAATTCAGAAACGTACGTGAATGAATTTAGAGGCAAAAACCATGCATGAATATGTGagtgtttgaaatttaaatattctaGAGTTTCTAGTAGTGATGGATTATGGAGTCAAATTGCTGCCAAACACCCATTACCGTAAAGTTGTTTAAAAGTGTGGTTGAAATCAAGAAACGAAATATGCTGTGGATATAATCCATCTAATCCTCTACTTCTCTGTGTTTGCTGAATTGTCATGAAAGATGGGAGAAATGTCAGGCTTCCAATTGGGTGTGATAGGAGCACTTTTTCTATCAGTGGCATCATCTGTCTCCATTGTCATCTGCAACAAAGCCCTGATGAGCAATCTTGGCTTCCCTTTTGGTaactatttctttccttcaacAATTAATCATGAGTTTGTTAATTGGGCTTTTCTACTGCATCAAACATTccaaatgttttcaaaatatgttttgctTCTTGGAATATAGGCAACCTGTTTTCAACACAAATCTTCTTTCTTGATACATAAAACAAAGCCTCTTGATCCCAAAATTGTTCAATTTACAATACCCGGatttgttttcatgtttttcagCTGCTTTGTTTTTCTGGGTGCAGCTACAACACTCACTAGTTGGCATCTGATGGTAACATTCTGCACTCTTCATGTGGCACAACGCTTCAATGTGTTCGAAAGTAAGTCGGTTGACATGAAAACTGTGATGCTCTTCGGCATTCTGAATGGTGTTTCCATTGGCCTTCTCAACTTGAGCCTCGGATTCAATTCCATTGGTTTCTACCAGGtacaaattttcatatatatacttGACATAATTCAACAATGAATCACTCCATAAATCTATGGAATTCAATTGATGTGTTATTTATGGCTCTATATATTTTGCAGATGACCAAACTTGCCATCATACCATTCACTGTACTACTGGAAACCCTTTTCTTGAAAAAGCAATTCAGGTTATATGCATATGATGAATTTACGGATTACACTTGTTCATAATTTTCTGAGCTCATTGAAAGATTTAAGCCCTTTTTTTCACTGGTTTGCAGCCAGAAGATAAAGTTATCGCTCTTCCTTTTACTTGTTGGAGTTGCCATTGCCTCAGTGACTGATCTGCAGCTCAATTTTGTTGGAACCATTCTCTCTCTACTAGCCATAGCAACAACCTGTGTTGGTCAAATTGTATCCTTTTCTTCTCCCATTAATTTCTTCTCATTCTGAGCAAAAATCCCAGCTGAATATTAACTTAAATCTCACCAAGATGAGTGAATTTTGATATCTATTGCTAATATATTTCTTGGAATTTTCTTAACCAAGTGCTGAATTCAGCTGACAAACACCATACAAAAGAGGCTCAATGTCTCTTCTACACAGCTCCTGTACCAGTCAGCCCCATTTCAAGCAGCTATCCTCTTTGTCTCAGGCCCTGTGGTGGACCAATGCCTCACCAAGCAAAATGTATTTGCATACAAATATTCTCCTATAGTCTTGGTACTAATCGACCCTATCCTTCGtcttttcattcattcatcttCATGTCCATGTCTGCATACCATGACTACTAATCTTTCTATAATATCTGCAGGCATTCATCATACTTTCATGCATAATCTCCGTCTCTGTGAACTTCAGCACCTTCCTAGTGATCGGGAAGACGTCTCCTGTCACATATCAAGTGCTTGGCCACTTGAAAACATGCCTTGTTCTTGGCTTTGGCTATACACTGCTGCATGACCCCTTCACAGAGAGAAACATCATTGGGATACTGATAGCCATTCTGGGCATGGGCTTGTATTCATATTTCTGCACTCATGAGAACAAAAAGAAACAATTGGGAGATCTTTCTACAGTGTCTCAGGTATATATACATATCTCTGATATACACAGTTTTTTCAATGGGGTTAGTATTGGAACTGATGGGACATTGGTGTGATGTGTTGGGTTCCAGATCAAGGATAGGGAAA
Proteins encoded in this region:
- the LOC100244931 gene encoding UDP-xylose transporter 1, whose translation is MGEMSGFQLGVIGALFLSVASSVSIVICNKALMSNLGFPFATTLTSWHLMVTFCTLHVAQRFNVFESKSVDMKTVMLFGILNGVSIGLLNLSLGFNSIGFYQMTKLAIIPFTVLLETLFLKKQFSQKIKLSLFLLLVGVAIASVTDLQLNFVGTILSLLAIATTCVGQILTNTIQKRLNVSSTQLLYQSAPFQAAILFVSGPVVDQCLTKQNVFAYKYSPIVLAFIILSCIISVSVNFSTFLVIGKTSPVTYQVLGHLKTCLVLGFGYTLLHDPFTERNIIGILIAILGMGLYSYFCTHENKKKQLGDLSTVSQIKDRETAPLLAGKNMGYEDKESHEVKKATKDSLV
- the LOC100267242 gene encoding uncharacterized protein LOC100267242 isoform X1, yielding MGTLHRSGVLKKSHDSARLIITTIMGVVFGYFVGVSFPSASLTKINLSSSLMSSLDVATSEHKSSRSKSSETLTPGTVPKIYVPTNPRGAESLPPGIVVSESDFYLRRLWGLPSEDLKKKPKYLVVFTVGLDQRKNIDESVKKFSEDFQILLFHYDGRTSEWDQFEWSKTAIHVSARKQTKWWYAKRFLHPDVVAAYEYIFIWDEDLDVKHFNGEKYIELVKKHGLEISQPGLEPNNGLTWQMTKRRGDREVHKITEEKPGWCSDPHLPPCAAFVEIMAPVFSREAWRCVWHMIQNDLVHGWGLDFALRRCVEPAHEKIGVVDSQWIIHKVVPSLGSQGESAGGKPPWHGVRERCRSEWAQFQARLTSADQAYVAQLEKG
- the LOC100267242 gene encoding uncharacterized protein LOC100267242 isoform X2 codes for the protein MGTLHRSARLIITTIMGVVFGYFVGVSFPSASLTKINLSSSLMSSLDVATSEHKSSRSKSSETLTPGTVPKIYVPTNPRGAESLPPGIVVSESDFYLRRLWGLPSEDLKKKPKYLVVFTVGLDQRKNIDESVKKFSEDFQILLFHYDGRTSEWDQFEWSKTAIHVSARKQTKWWYAKRFLHPDVVAAYEYIFIWDEDLDVKHFNGEKYIELVKKHGLEISQPGLEPNNGLTWQMTKRRGDREVHKITEEKPGWCSDPHLPPCAAFVEIMAPVFSREAWRCVWHMIQNDLVHGWGLDFALRRCVEPAHEKIGVVDSQWIIHKVVPSLGSQGESAGGKPPWHGVRERCRSEWAQFQARLTSADQAYVAQLEKG